From Terriglobales bacterium:
CTTCGTTTCTCGCCGCGCGGCGCTGTTCATTTTTGCTTACATCACGCTGATAGTGTGTTTGCCGAGGCTTTATCTAGGAATCCATTATCCGACAGACATTTTTGCTGGCGTGGCACTGGGCGTTGGTCTGGGCTGGTTCTTCCATTTGTCGGCGGTCCGCCGAGCGGTTACCTGGTGGCCAATGAAGCTGCTGAATTACGATGCTGCATTCTTCTATGGCTGTTTCTTTATAGTCACCTACCAAATTGCCGAACTCTTCGAATCGGTGCGTGAAGTTGGTCGCTTTCTGATCCAACTCTATCGAGCGTGAGGGCAATCGGCAGGCTCACGCGGCTTTGGTCTGAGCCGATTCTTCCAGGATTCGCATCGCGCTTTGCGGTCCCTCATGCCCCAAGACCTTGGATTTCACCCCCCGCACCGCTTGGTAGTTAAAGAAAAAGGCCTCTATTTGTTTAAGTACAGTGGCATTCAGGTCGCGCAAGTGCTTCACGTCCGCGTAGGTAATTGACTCCGTTGCTACGGCAATCAACCGGTCGTTGCGGTGAGTCTTTCCTTTCTCCTCCTGCTCGGCTTTGACTACGCCAATGAGCCGGCACTCCACCAGACACCCGGGAAAAGTCGGCTCATCCATGAGCATGAGCACATCCAGCGGATCGCCGTCGGGGGCCTTGGTGGAAGGCACGAACCCGAAGTCGTATGGGAAGACCATGCCTTCCGGCAGGACTTTAGATAGTTTGAAAACATCTTTGTCGGGATCAAACTTATACTTGTTCCTGCTCCCCTTAGGTGTCTCGACGATAATCTGGACAGAACTCGCTCCTGCTTTTTGTAGTGGCAGCTTAGAACGGTTCCCTTCTCCCATACTGATCATCCTTAGCCCTATGCCAGTGTGACAGTGCTTCAGGCGGCGGCCGACGCCGCGCCCAACACCGCTTCCGGCAGAGGTCTTTGTCTTGCTGCACCTTGCTTTTTGCGTCCCGAAGCCACAGGCAGATAACGAGCTCTCATCTCATTTGTGCCGGATAGAGCGTGCTCGAATTTCTTAGCGGCGGTCGCTCTCACTTCTGTTAACAACTTACAACCTACGCCGTGATCCACAACCTCCTCGACAACTGACAGCAGTTCAGCCCAATCGTGCCATTCTCCGATAGCGTCCTTTACTTGTTTCAACTTCTCAATAAAACTCTGTTGTTCGGGGGTGTGCTCTTCAACCATCTGAAGCACGTACTGCAACTGCTTCACTTCGAGGCGGTAGGGGTGCAGATTGCTTTTGTCCAAGCGACGCGGTTCTCGTAATTCGGCAGAAAGCCGCAGGGCCATAGCGATTACATCTATACGCGCTGTACTGTTGGACGCATCGTCGTTGCGCACCAACTTTTTGACCTGCTTGGCACAACGTTGAAGCAGGCGTCGTAGTTCGGGACCATCTTTGCGTACGACTGCATGCATTTTCGCTGCCTTCTTAAAGCGTTGGTCCCCCAGGTATTCGAGGACCTGTATGAGACATTCTCTTTCTTCATCGACTTCGATTTGGGAGGCATAGCCTGTAAGCACATCCATGTCGCGAACCTGACCGGCATGCTTCCTGACGCGTCCCATAATGCGCAAAAGCTCCTGCCATTTGGCCTTCGATTCGAGCCCCAAAACCGCAAGCATCGCCTCGATTCGCCGGGACGAGGTGCGCATTTCGTGAACCAGTTCCGGACTGGGTTCCTTGGGAAATCCTTTGAGGTCCTTCCGCAGTTTTCGGAAGGGCTTGCGCAGGCGATCTACATCAAGGGGCATGACGTTCCTGATTACCTCCCTGAAAATGATGTATTGTTCGATGTTGCCTCTGCACCGAACGGTAGTATGTGGGTCTGAGTAAAAACGGCCTATCTCGTTTGCAGCAAGCCTCTCTAATCAGAGATTTTCAGGAATCATTAGCGAGCAACCGCAGAACTTGCCAGCGCTGGGCCTCCGCAGGTCAGCATCACCAACCGAAAGCCATCCACCTTGCTGTCAAACGGGCTCACAAGTAGCCTGCAAATGAAGGTCGGTATCAGCCGGTTGAGAATTCACGTTTTAGGAACCCGCCGGGCCCCGTCAGCGTAGAAATAAGGTAG
This genomic window contains:
- a CDS encoding CHAD domain-containing protein; amino-acid sequence: MPLDVDRLRKPFRKLRKDLKGFPKEPSPELVHEMRTSSRRIEAMLAVLGLESKAKWQELLRIMGRVRKHAGQVRDMDVLTGYASQIEVDEERECLIQVLEYLGDQRFKKAAKMHAVVRKDGPELRRLLQRCAKQVKKLVRNDDASNSTARIDVIAMALRLSAELREPRRLDKSNLHPYRLEVKQLQYVLQMVEEHTPEQQSFIEKLKQVKDAIGEWHDWAELLSVVEEVVDHGVGCKLLTEVRATAAKKFEHALSGTNEMRARYLPVASGRKKQGAARQRPLPEAVLGAASAAA
- a CDS encoding inorganic diphosphatase, producing MGEGNRSKLPLQKAGASSVQIIVETPKGSRNKYKFDPDKDVFKLSKVLPEGMVFPYDFGFVPSTKAPDGDPLDVLMLMDEPTFPGCLVECRLIGVVKAEQEEKGKTHRNDRLIAVATESITYADVKHLRDLNATVLKQIEAFFFNYQAVRGVKSKVLGHEGPQSAMRILEESAQTKAA